In the genome of Desulfotomaculum sp., the window CGCTGCCGGAAGAGAACCTGTGTTTAGTCCTAAAAGCGAATCAACTTTTGCAGCCGGTAAAAAAGTACTTTGCACCGGCATTGGGTCAGAGCAATACGGGCATGAAACGCCAACAAGGTACGGCTCTCCAAAATGCCAGACCTCTTCCGCATTTTCCGTCCCCTTCCCTCCGCAGGAAGAATGGTAAACCGGATCAATAATGTTACCCTTATATACTATGACAAGTCCTTTTGTATCCTTCACAGCTTGAGATATCTTATTGTAGTAATAATAATAGCTTAAAGAACCCCAACGCTTTTTCATTTCCTCCCTGGAAATCCAAGCCTGCCCATGCCTGTGATCATCGCAGATATCAGCGCCTGCATGATCGGGATTAATAAGACCTCCTGAATTTAAACGCTTTAATATATAAGTCCTGGCAACTACCGCCTGCGCTTTTAAAGCTTCCAGCGGAAAAGACGCCGGCATTTCAGCGGCTACCACCCCCAGTACGTAATCATCAAGCGCGATATTAACAATCTTATCCTGATCATGGATATATAACTTGACCAAGGATTGCTGCTTTTTTATTTGTACTGGAGAAAAAAGGTTTGTTAAATAAGGCAATCCCAAAAACAAAGCAACGATCAGCAAAATAATTCCTATTAAAAACCTTCGGATACTCACACCTCCTCGTATAATATATTACATAATTATACCATAGATAGTATTATATGTTATTTATAAACTTTAAACATTGAAATCCTTTTGGAGAAAAAAAAATAAGCCATGATGAGTGCAGCATCAAGGCTTATTTCAATTAAGCTAGGTTAAATATTTTATTCGAATAATTTTAGCCTGTTCAGGGCTCTTTTTAAGGCCAGCTCTGCCCTTATTACGTCTAAATCCGCTGCTCTGGCTGCAAGACGCTGCTCGGCCCTTTGCTTGGCAGCCTCCGCGCGTTTTTTATCAACCTCATCTTCCCGTTCGGCAGCATTGGTAAGAACGGTCACACGGCTGTCCATTACCTCGACAAAACCGCCCGTAATGGCAATCCGTAAAGGCTTACCGCCATCTTTGGTAACCCTGAGAACTCCAATTTTTAAACTG includes:
- the atpC gene encoding F0F1 ATP synthase subunit epsilon (produces ATP from ADP in the presence of a proton gradient across the membrane; the epsilon subunit is part of the catalytic core of the ATP synthase complex), whose translation is MAGKTQRLEIVTPERKVYSEDVDFVVVPGSEGEMGFLPGHSPLASSLKIGVLRVTKDGGKPLRIAITGGFVEVMDSRVTVLTNAAEREDEVDKKRAEAAKQRAEQRLAARAADLDVIRAELALKRALNRLKLFE
- the spoIID gene encoding stage II sporulation protein D — translated: MRRFLIGIILLIVALFLGLPYLTNLFSPVQIKKQQSLVKLYIHDQDKIVNIALDDYVLGVVAAEMPASFPLEALKAQAVVARTYILKRLNSGGLINPDHAGADICDDHRHGQAWISREEMKKRWGSLSYYYYYNKISQAVKDTKGLVIVYKGNIIDPVYHSSCGGKGTENAEEVWHFGEPYLVGVSCPYCSDPMPVQSTFLPAAKVDSLLGLNTGSLPAAGKLSGNAGLSVPVMNVLRYTNSGRPKQIKIGDKIFSSVTVRDLLNLRSADFEMKMQNGELEVTTRGYGHAVGMCQYGAKGFADHGYDFEKIIKHYYKGVNIVKLPDR